The segment CGACGATGCCTGCGGGGCGCACCGGCAATGCCGGCGGGATGCTCGTGTGCCGCCCTGTTCCGCGGTCGTAAAGATGGAGTCGGCCCAGGGGGTCAGAGACCAGTAGCTGGCCGTTGTCTCCCGAAAGCTGGCAATGTGCGATGACCGGCACGTCGTGTTATGCCCAGGTGGCAGTCCAGTGATGCTGTTCGGCAAGGGGCTGGAGGTATGCGGCGAGACGGTCGTTTTCACCGAGGGCAGCAGCGTGCAGGAGAGCCGCCCGCTACAGGTGGCTGTGCTCGGTCGCGGTGAGCTGCGGCGCTGCCCGGCGCCAGATGCAGCGCGCTCCGCCAGGCAGCCGGAGCCGTTCGTCCTCCATCGCGGCCGTGATGGCGTGAGCTGGCCCGTAGACGAGAAAGCCGGGGTCGGCCAGCAGACGCTCGGCCTCCGCGGTCAGCTGACCGCCGGTCTCATGCAGCGCTCGATCGAGCACGCGCCGGCGGATGTCGTCCGGAGCCTGCGCCCAGTCAGGGCGGCCGACGGCGGTGTGCGGAACGGCCGCCATGAGACCTGCGAAAGTGGTGGTCTCGGCGCCGGCCAGTTCGTGAGCGTCGTCAGGGTGCCCCTCGATGACTTCGGCAGAATGATCAGCGAGCAGCCCCGAATCGCCGACCTCGATCACGGCCCGGATGTGAGGAAACGCGAGGAGAGGCCCGAGGAACGCAGTGACGAGCGTCGTCGGATCGGCCTGCGCGAGGTCGGCGAAGCCGCGTCCGGCTCGGTGCAGGTCGGGAACGAGAAGGAGGGTTGGCCGCTGGTTGGAGACGACCTGGTTCAACAGGCGGTCCAGGGGAAGTGGCCCATAGCCCAGCTGACGGCCGAGGTCCCAGGCGAACGTATCCGCGGTCAGCCCATCGGCGGGGATGGTGGCGTGGACCGTCGTGCGGGGGTGGCCAGCGGCAGCTGCTCCCGCCAGAAACCACGCCAACAGAAGGCTTTTGCCGGTGCTTTGACCGCCGCGCACCAGGCGCAACCGCGGCCGGTCTCCGTCCACGTCGACGACCCAGTCGAACAGCTGCTGCCGGCCGGGCACCCCCACATGTACCAGCGGTACGACGCTGGAGCGGTACCCCAGGCCACAATGGCTCCGCGGACCGTTGCCGCCCCGCCGGACCTGCAACCCATTCGAAGGCCATTATGTCCGAATCGCTGAAAGTAAGTAAAAACAACTCATCGTCTCCCTGAAACCGCAGCTCACGACCTGTGGTCCCCGCGCATGCGGGGTTGGTCCCTGGCCTCGGCTCAGGTGGCCGTCGAGGACCCGGTGGTCCCCGCGCATGCGGGGTTGGTCCCCAGTCGGCGGTGGCCCGCGCACAGCGGGCAGCGTGGTCCCCGCGCATGCGGGGTTGGTCCCGCTCCACGCCATACCGTTTCCGTAGGCCCGGCGTGGTCCCCGCGCATGCGGGGTTGGTCCCATGGCCGCCGCCCGCAAGGCCGCCGCCGACTCGTGGTCCCCGCGCATGCGGGGTTGGTCCCACCTGGCGCGATCGGTGCCAGGATTCACAAGTGTGGTCCCCGCGCATGCGGGGTTGGTCCCGCCGCGGCAGGCGTCGTCGCCTCGTCGTCCTTGTGGTCCCCGCGCATGCGGGGTTGGTCCCGAGCCCAACCTCGGCAGCTTCCTTCGCGGCTTGTGGTCCCCGCGCATGCGGGGTTGGTCCCGAACCGGGACCAGTCGGACCACGACCGGCAGTGTGGTCCCCGCGCATGCGGGGTTGGTCCCCGCCAGTTCGGCGCGGAGCCAGCTGGTAGACAGTGGTCCCCGCGCATGCGGGGTTGGTCCCGAAACGCCCGGACAGGTACCGCGTGATGGCGGCTGCTCCCCGCACCCGCGGGGTTGGTCCCGCCTTGGCGTCGTCGACGCTGGAGAAGCCGTTCTGCTCCCCGCACCCGCGGGGTTGGTCCCGCCGGGGCGTCGGTGGGCACGTACACGTCCAGCTGCTCCCCGCACCCGCGGGGTTGGTCCCTTCTTCGCGGGATGACGACCGGCCCGCGCTTTCTGCTCCCCGCACCCGCGGGGTTGGTCCCGGAGTCCAGTATGCCTGCCATCCCGTCTGAGCCTGCTCCCCGCACCCGCGGGGTTGGTCCCCCTGTCCTGGTCCAGGACGGTGTCCTGACCGACTGCTCCCCGCACCCGCGGGGTTGGTCCCGGTGCTCTTCAGTGAGCCCGGTCTCGGCAAGTCTGCTCCCCGCACCCGCGGGGTTGGTCCCCTCCAGCTACAGGACTACTACCTGCGCCGTGGCTGCTCCCCGCACCCGCGGGGTTGGTCCCGGCGTGACGAACGAGCCCTTGCCCTGCCGGGTCTGCTCCCCGCACCCGCGGGGTTGGTCCCCACCCCGACGCCGAGCACTGGATCGCCGACCTGTGGTCCCCGCGCATGCGGGGGACCTGCCCCTCAGCACTCGCGGGGGTGGTCCCGCGGCGCGGTCGCTGATGGATCATCCAGGACTGCTGCGGGGGTGTTCCCGTAGCAGAGCGCCGCAGCTTCGCACAGGCAGACTGCTCCCCGCACGCGTGGGATGGTGCCGCCTCGCTGCTCACTGTGCGGTCGTCGTCCTTCTACTTCGCGCGGTCGCCACGGAGCGCCAGGGCAAGACCTGAAGCCCCCCTGTCCCAAGAGCCGCGTGGCCTCGAAGCTGTACCTGTATGTCGTGAAAGCCTGAGTTAGTGAAAGTGGTTCAGAACACGGTGCTGGGCGTGTAACGATGCAGGTCACGAAGTCTGCTCCCCGCGCCTGCGGGATGGTTCCCACCAGCAGCCTGACTCCTTCGCAGTCTCCGCCTGCTCCCCGCACCCGCGGGGATGGTCCCGCGCGGCGGGTGCGCGGGACGTAGGTCGGCTCCTGCTCCCTGCAGCCGCAGGGATGGCCCCAGCCGGATTGCGCCCCGATCGACCTTCGATGCCTGCTCCCCGGGCCTACGGGGATGGTCCCGGCCTCCTTCAGCCGGTCGTCGTCCGGCCCGTCTACTCCCCGCACCCGCGGGGATGGTCCCGAGCGGTGGCAACTCACCCACCACGACGGCACCTGCTCCCCGCACCCGCGGGGCTGGCCCCATGACGACCCGTTCGCTGATGTCGTGCATGCCCTGCTCCCCGTACCCGCGGGGATGGTCCCTGGTCCATGATGTCGCCGAGATACTTGGCGGACTGTTCCCCGCGCGTGCGGGGATGGCTCCACGACCGGGCGTGCGGCGGCTCGTCGCCTCCTGCTACGCGTCCGCATCGGAGTGGCCCGGAGCGGGCGGAGATGGCTCACCCGGCGTTCCGCTGTTCCCTGCGCCGGCCGGAATGGCCTCCGCGATCAGAGCTGGCGGAGTTTTCCCCTCGACTTTGTCTCGGGGCCGGCTCCTGTGCGGGCAGTCTGGGTGACAGCTCTCCGGCACAAAGGGGCGGTGAACGTTAGCGGGTCTTGGTGCGCAAGGGGGTGATGTCCTGAATGTTGGAGTCGGTGGAAGTGGTTCAAAGCCGTGGTGTGCGCGTGCAACGATGCAGGTCACGAAGTCTGCTCCCCGCGCCCGCGGGGTTGGTCCCGCGCCGCTCGTGAGGACCTGGGCGAAGGCGTCGTGGTCCCCGCGCATGCGGGGTTGGTCCCTCCATCCCCTGCCCCTTGTCGTCTTGGTCGGCGTGGTCCTCGCGCATGCGGGGTTGGTCCCGGGGTCGAACTCCAGCAGATCACTCTCGCCCAGTGGTCCCCGCGCGTGCGGGGTTGCTCCCACGCTGCAAAATGCTGCATCGTATTGCACGCGCATGCGGGGTTGGCTCTTCGATAAGGGACCTGCGCTGAATGTTCCCCGCCTCTGCGGGGCTCGTTGAGCTGACTCGGGTCCATCGCTCGCCACTCGGGTGATGGACCCGAATGGGCCTCAGCTACTGAGGTTGAACTCGTGATGTCGCTGGGTTGCTCAAGCAGGTCTGATGGTCAGGCGCGTCACGGTGAGGCAGCCGTCTATGAGGTGGCTGCGGTACTGGATGTGCCGTAGGCCGCGTCGGATGCGCTGGACGAGGTGTTCGGGGGTGCTGAAGGCGACGTTGGAGAGCCAGCCGCGCCGCAGGAGGGACCAGATCCCTTCGACGGGGTTGAGGTCGGGAGCGTAGGGCGGCAGGTAGTAGATGGTCAGCCAGTCCTGGGATGCGGCCCATTCCCGCAGTTCGGCGGCCTTGTGGACGTGCAAGTTGTCCCACACGAGCACGATCGGGCCGCCGAGCTGCTGGTGGGCGGCGGTCAGCAGGTCCCGGTAGTCGCGCCAGGAGAAGCTCTTGCGCCCGTCGCGGTTGCCGTCGTCGCGGCGGGGCCGGTAGATCAGCCTCGACCGGTGGCCAGGCTTGTAGCAGGTCAGCGCGGCGATCGATATCCGTCTGCGGGAACGGCCCCGCACTCGCACCACCGGGGTGCGGCCGCGCTGTGACCAGGTCTTCGCCTGCGGCGGCGTCATGGAGAATCCGGCTTCGTCCTCGAAGACGAGCCAGGCTCCACGGGCCGCCGCGAGTCTTCCGCGCAGGGCCACACCTCCTTGACCCACCCGGCCACCGCCTCGTCGTCCCGCTCCATCGCCCGTCGCGCAGGGACTTGGCAGGACCAGCCATGACGGACCAGGAGTTTGCGCACGCCCTGGACCGTGTAGGTCAGATGGAAGCGCCGTCCGATCACCGTCTTCACACGGCTCAGCGTAACTCTTCGCGGAACTGCCGCCGTTCGGCCGTCAGCCCGCCCCCTTGTGGATACCGCATGCTCCCGTGATACCGCAGGGGACTACCAGCCATCAGCCCCCTACGACTCCACGAGTTCAACCTCAGTAGCTACGGCCACGGCCCACCATCGCCAAGCTCGGGCTACGACACAGGCTGCGGGGTCAAGCCGGGGACAGGACCACGGCCGCCCATGCGACCGGCCTGGGTGGATCAATCGGCGGCGCACCGCACGGCGCGCTCGCGTCCTGTTCGGCCTCAGGCACCGTCGGCGACGCCTTTTATGAGCCCGTTACTGCGGTAGGCGGAACAGCTCCCAGGCAACATCTCCATCAGCCCGGCTGCATACATCCTGCCGTCGGCGGGCGGCCAAGCTGAATCGGGCATCGCGCCCCGCCCTGGCGCCGGCTCAAACCCGGCAAGATCCGGCGTGACGGATCGAGAGAGAGTCCAGTATTAGCCTGGGGACACCGACATCACATGCGCCAGCGGTACGACGCCGGAGCGGTGCCTCAGGCCGCAATGGCTCCGTGGATCGCTGCCGCCCCGCTGGACCCGCAACCCAACCGAAGGGCATTATGTCCGAATCGCTGAAAGTAAGTAAAAGCAACTCACCGCCTTCCTGAAACCGCAGCTCGCGGCCTGTGGTCCCCGCGCATGCGGGGTTGGTCCCTGCGGCCACACCTGGGCCGTAACCCGCGACTTGTGGTCCCCGCGCATGCGAGGTTGGTCCCCGCGACGAACACCCGCGCCCCGGCGGCTCAGGGTGGTCCCCGCGCATGCGGGGTTGGTCCCACGGTCGGCATGATTTTCACCAGCACGCTGTAGTGGTCCCCGCGCATGCGGGGTTGGTCCCCTCCGGAAGCGCCTGAAGGAACTTGAGCCGAAGTGGTCCCCGCGCATGCGGGATTGGTCCCAGCTTCACGCCGGCCCGGCGATACACCTCGTCGTTGTCCCCGCGCCTGCGGGGTTGGTCCCATCATGACCCCGGTCGACGTGCCCTGGTGGGGGTAGTCCCTGCGCATGCGGGGTTGGTCCCTCCTGGCGCCCGGTGACGGGGTCGAACGTGTTGTGGTCCCCGCGCATGCGGGGTTGGTCCCACCGCCGACAACAGCGTGTGGGGCGGGTACGTGTGGTCCCCGCGCATGCAGGACTGGTCCCGCGATTAGCTCCATGGGCTTCTTCTGCTCGGGCTGCTCCCCGCACCCGCGGGGTTGGTCCCTGCTTCACCAGCGCTTCCGCAAGACGGCTGTAGTGGTCCCCGCGCATGCGGGGTTGGTCCCTGGACCCAGGCGCCGGAGGGCAGGTTGTGTCGGTGGTCCCCGCGCAAGCGGGGTTGGTCCCTCGGAGACCGTTCACCGCCGCCGAACCACCGTGTGGTCCCCGCGCATGCAGGGTTGGTCCCTGGACTAGTGGCGCGCCCGTGTGTCGCCCGGCGTAGTCCCCGCACCCGCCGGGTTTGGCCCCACCGTGCTCCGCAAGATGAACCAGGACTCCGGCTGCTCCCCGCACCCGCGGGGGGGAGCACTGCGCCGAGCAAGGCGGGGGCGGCCTTGCCCTGCGTTGCGTTCGCTCATCCCGACGAACGGAAAGGTCACGATGGCCGACGACCAACAGCTCTGGGGCTAAACCGAGGTCGCCTCCCACGTGGGCATCAGCTTCGGCGCTGCCCGCAGCCGGAAGAGCCGGGGCAGCCTGCCCGCGCGCGACGACGACAGCGTGCCGGACCGGCCCCGCTGGAGGCTGGCCACGTTCAGGGGCTCGAAGACGGTCGGCCGAGGTTTCCGCAGCGACTGCACGGCCCCTCCCGTAGGAGCCCGCTCCATCTGGTTGACCGGCACCCGTAACCACGAGGACTGTGGTCATCACGTCCAAACTCCGGTGCCGTCCCTTCTGTTCCACTCGTTACCCCAGGTGGAGGAACCGCAACACCGCGTCGCCGATTGTGGCTACGGTGGGCAAGTCGGTTTATAGGGAGGGGAAAGTGCCGGAGCTCAAGTGGCAGGCCGTGGCCGATGGCCTCGAACGCAAGTGCGCGGCGCCTACAGACGCGCAGATCACCGTCGCGCGGGCCCTGGGCACCGACCTGGGGCAAACCACACCCGTTCCGGTCGCCGCAGCTGAGCTGCGCGTCCTGCTACGGGCACCTTTGGAGCTTGTGCTTGCCAGGGACTTCGGCGACGAAGAGTACGAGGTCCTCCTCGATCTCGCGGCGCGCACCGACCTCGCGGTTCCCAGCATGGATGAACTCAAGTGCCGGGAAGTGCTCAACGCCTGGCTACGCGTCGCCCGTGACCGTGAGTCCGCCGCTGCCCTACGCCAACTGGAGCCCGGAGTCGATGACGTTGTTACCGCCCGCGATCGACGCAGGGGCCCGGACCTGTACGGCGAGATTTCGTCAGTCGGCGCCAACGGCCGGCTGCACTTCCGGGGTGGCCACGGGCTCGGCACCGCCCCGCACCGGGTCACCCGCATCACCCGCCCCAGCGAGGACGGCTATCTCGACCAGCTCAGCCTGGCGCGCGAATACGCCGCTGCGGTCCAAAGTAACCCGTCCCGGATCACACGAGCCGAGGAAGCGCAGCTGGCCCCCTGGCGGATCGGCTTCCCAGCGACCCAGGCGGCGGTCGAAGCTCTCCGCAACGCACTGGAGGCAGCGGACGACGAAGCCGCGATGCAGCGACTGCTGGAGAAGCACCCGGCGCTGCTGGCCGGTACCGTCGTGGGCACCCACGACACCTGGGTTCGGCCCCAGGTCCAGCTCGGGAACCATTACATGGCCGACTTCATGATCGCCGGTGAGACTTCCCTAGGGCTTCGCTGGACGCTGGTCGAGCTGGAGAGTCCGGTCAGCCGCCTGACCAACCCCGGCAACAAGCGGGCGACGAAAACCCTGCGCCACGCGGTTGACCAGATCGAGGACTGGCGCAAGTGGCTTTCCAACAACCTGCACTACGCCCGCTCCGCGCGCGGTGCCGATGGACTGGGCCTGCCGGGCATCACGGCCGAGGTTCCCGGCTTGATCATCATGGCTCGCGAGGACGCCGACGACGCGGCTGCCGACATCCGGGAACTCCATGCCCGGCGCTCACACATCCAGGTACGCACCTACGACTGGCTGATGCGTATTAACGAGTCACCCGACCCCCTACGTCGAGACGCCCCCGACCAGCGCCTTCGACTCGCTTGAAATCAGCCGCACATCCACCCCTTCTACGCCATGAGCTGCTCCCCGCACCCGCGGGGTTGGTCCCAGCCGTAAGGCGGCGTTGAGCCTCAACGTGGTCTGCTCCCCGCGCCCGCGGGGTTGGTCCCAAGTACCAGCTCACCGAGGCGCAGCGTTCCCCCTGCTCCCCGCGCCCGCGGGGCTGGTCCCGAGATCGCGCGGCTCGACATGAAGGCCGGCGCCTGCTCTCCGCACCCGCGGGGTTGGTCCCCTGGGGGGTCCTATTGCCGGAACTTCATCGCCTGCTCCCCGCACGTGCGGGGTGGTCCCATGGGCGTGGGGCCGAAGAAGTACGGGCGAAGCTGCTCCCCGCACCTGCGAGGTTGGTCCCGTCGTCAGTTGCCACGGAGCCGACTGGCCCTCCTGCTCCCCGCACCCGCGGGGTTGGTCCCAAGGACGACATCGTCAAGCTGACCCGGCTGGGCTGCTCCCCGCACCCGCGGGGTTGTCCCCAGCATCGGAGCGGTTGGGCTGCTCCAGGTCAACCGCTCCCCGCATCCGCGGGGTTGTTCCCTGCACGCCCTGGTCGTCGACCCCGCCCTGCTGCTGCTCCCCGCACCCGCGGGGTTGGTCCCGTGGCTGCGAGCATGGCGGTCTCCTGGTCTGTGTGGGTCCCCGCGCATGCGGGGTTGGTCCCGACACCGAACTACGGAAATCGATCACGACGCAGTGGTCCCCGCGCATGCGAGGTTGGTCTGCACCCCATCGACCGCCCCTTGGTCCACACCGTGGTCCCCGCGCATGCGGGGTTGGCCCCCGGAAGTACGGCCGCCAGAGGGCTGGTCAGAGGTGGACCCCGTGCATGCGGGGTTGGCCCCTGGACGAGCCTCGCCATCGATGCCCCAGCCCACTGCCCCCGCCCCCGGGTTGGTCCCGCGGATCGGGGCCCCGGGGGCACCGCCGACCTCCGCTCCCCGCAACCCGCAGAGTTGGTCCCTGC is part of the Streptomyces platensis genome and harbors:
- a CDS encoding Shedu anti-phage system protein SduA domain-containing protein is translated as MPELKWQAVADGLERKCAAPTDAQITVARALGTDLGQTTPVPVAAAELRVLLRAPLELVLARDFGDEEYEVLLDLAARTDLAVPSMDELKCREVLNAWLRVARDRESAAALRQLEPGVDDVVTARDRRRGPDLYGEISSVGANGRLHFRGGHGLGTAPHRVTRITRPSEDGYLDQLSLAREYAAAVQSNPSRITRAEEAQLAPWRIGFPATQAAVEALRNALEAADDEAAMQRLLEKHPALLAGTVVGTHDTWVRPQVQLGNHYMADFMIAGETSLGLRWTLVELESPVSRLTNPGNKRATKTLRHAVDQIEDWRKWLSNNLHYARSARGADGLGLPGITAEVPGLIIMAREDADDAAADIRELHARRSHIQVRTYDWLMRINESPDPLRRDAPDQRLRLA